The sequence below is a genomic window from Sorangiineae bacterium MSr12523.
AGCGTGCGGCCTCGCGCAACGTGGCGCCGGGCAAGCCGCTGGGAACGAAGCAGATCGTCCAGGCGTGGATCGCGGAGAGCCGCGCGGAGATCCAAGCGGCACGGCTCATGGTGCTTCATGCCGCATGGAAGATGGAACGCGAGGGCGCCTACGCCGCGCGCGAGGACGTCTCGCTGATCAAGTTCTTCGTCGCGGGCGTGCTCGAGCGGGTCATCGATCGGGCGATTCAAGTGCACGGTGCTCTCGGCATGACCGACGACACGGTGCTGGCATTCTTCTATCGGCACGAGCGGGCGGCGCGCATTTACGACGGGGCGGACGAAGTGCACAAGGTGGTCGTCGCCAAACGGATCCTCAAGGGCTACGGGTTGGAGGTGTCGTCATGAGCGCGGTTAAAGTCGATGGTGCAAAGCCGGTTCGTGCGGGCGAAGAGCTCGATGCGGTGAAGCTCGCGAGCTTTCTCGAGCGCGAGGCGAACATCGGAGGGCCCATCGAGATTCTGCAGTTCCCCGGCGGACACTCGAACCTCACGTACCTCGTGCGCACACCCGAGCGCGAGCTGGTGCTGCGGCGACCTCCGTTCGGCAACCGCGTGAAGAGCGCGCACGACATGGGCCGCGAGTTTCGCATTTTGTCGAAGCTGTCCGGCGTGTACGCGCCGGCGCCGCGACCGGTGGCTTACACGGAGGATCCCGAGGTGCTGGGCGCGCCCTTCTACGTGATGGAGCGCGTGAACGGGGTCATCTTGCGCCGTACCATGCCGAGCGAGCTCGGTGTCGATGCGCCGTTGATGCGAAGGCTGTGTGAATCGCTGGTGGATGCGCAGGTGGCGCTGCACGCCGTGGACTACGAGGCGGCGGGGCTCGGCGACTTGGGAAAGCCTGCAAAATACATCGAACGCCAGGTGACCGGCTGGACCAAGCGATACCGCGACGCGCAGACCGACGAGGTCCCCGAGATGGACCGCGTGGCCGATTGGCTTGCGGCGCGCACCGACGAGGCCGAGGCCGACGACTCGGGCAGCGTTCGCGCAGCGGTGATTCACAACGACTACAAGTTCGACAACGTGGTGCTCGACCCCGACGACATCGTCCGCGTGCGCGGTGTGCTCGACTGGGAGATGTCCACCTTGGGCGATCCCCTCATGGATCTCGGCACGACGCTCAGCTACTGGGTCGAGGCGGGCGATCCCGACGAGTTGAAGTTCCTCGCGTTCGGTCCGACCACGCTTCCCGGCGCGCTCACGCGGCGTGAGGTCGCCGAGCGCTACTTCGAAAAGAGCGGACGCAAATCGCGCGATCTGCGCTTCTTCCTCGTGTTCGCCTTGTTCAAGAACACGGGGGTGCTCCAGCAGATCTACTGGAGGTACAAGCAGGGTCTCACCAAGGACGAGCGTTTCGCGTCGTTCAACATGGCCGTGCGCATCCTCGCGCAGCGCGCGGAGCACACGATTCATCAAGGACTCTAAGAGAAGAGGATTGAACAGGGAGACGGGGAGGCGGGGAGTTTTTGTGGGTTTCGATGGCTCGCAATGGGCGATTGGAAACCAAAAAAACTCCCCGTCTCCCCGCCTCCCTGTGAATTCTTTTTTTTGCCGACTGCGATGCGCAGGATGGTCAGCGCATTCCAAGGCGCTTCAAGCGGCGGAACAGGTTGCCCCGGTCCAGATGAAGCATGCGCGCTGCAGCGGCAACGTTGCCTTGGCAGAGATCGAGCGTCGAGCGAAGCACGTGGCGTTCCGAGTCGTCGATGAGCGACTGGTAGGAGCCTTTGCGCAAACGCGCGCCACTCGGCGCGGGGAGGGCGGGAGCCACGGCGCTGGTGACCGTTTCCTGCCAGGAACGCTCCTTTTGAGAGCGACGAAGGGCGACCGCTCGTTCGACGGCCGGGCGAAGCTCGTCGATGCCGACGGGCTTCTCGAGGAAGTCACTCGCACCGAGACGGAGCGCTTCGACGGCGTGCGGAATCCTTCCTTGGCCGGAAACGAGAATCACGGCGAGCGGCAACGGTTGCGGAAGACGGGCGAGGAATTGAAGGCCCGTTTCATTCGGTAGAATGAGGTCGAGGACCATGACGTCCGGCAAGAGCCGACCGTTGGTCAGGATGTCCCATGCTTCATCGCCACTGCGCGCTTCGGTGACGACATACCCATCGAGCCGCAGCGCGCGGCAGATGCCACGGCGCACCGCAGGTTCGTCGTCGACCACCAGCACGCGTCCACGAATAGCGTCTTCGGCGAGAGGCGGAGGTTGTTCGGAGGCGGGTTCGTTGCAATCGGGCGAAACAATGTTTTCCATCTTGGCGATACTGGACACCTTAGCGAAGGAGTTGCGTGCGCGGTACTCAACTCGCCACTTTAGGCGAACGATTTGGAGCCTACTGCCCTACCAATTTGAAACGAACCCCAACGCGCGCGCCGCCTTGGGCGCGATTCTCTGCGAAGGCCCGACCGCCGTGTGCCTCCGCGATGCGCTTCACGAGCGCGAGGCCGAGGCCGGAAGATCGCGCGCTCGCAGCCTGATTTCTCGGGTTTTTGTAAAAGGGTTCGAACGCTTGCGATGCCTCCCCTGGTGCGAAACCAGGTCCATCGTCTTCGACATCGAAGGCGACGAAGTTTCCGTCTCGATGTACGTGAAACATCGCGACACCTCCGGCGTGACGCTCTGCATTCTCGAGCAGATTGTGGACCGCTCGCGCCACCAAAGTTGGGTCGCCCCGGAATTCGAGGTGCGGCACATCGACGACGAGCTTCTCGGGCGCGACGCTCGCGCGTTCGATGGCTTCTTTTGCCACTTCGGTGGCGTCCATCGTCACGGGTTTCGTCGCCGCGAAGTCAATGCGTGAGGCCGCAAGGAGATCGCTCACCAAGGCATCGATGGCCACGACCTCGCGATCGAGCTCGTCGAGCGCCGGGCATCCCTGCCCATCCGTCTCGGTGGATTGCTCGGCAGCGCTGCGACCCAGCTCGATGAGCAGGCGCATGCGTGCAAGCGGTGTACGGATTTCGTGCGATACGGTGGCGAGCAAGGCGCGCTGATCGGCGAGTTGCTTCTCGATGCGCACCGTCATGTCGTTGAGCACCTCGGCCAGCAGGCCCATCTCGCCGCGATCGTGCAGCGGCAGACGCGTGCGGCTCGAGAAGTGTCCTCGGCCGATGTCGTCGGCCACGAGCGCGACTTGGTAGATCGGCCGCGCCACGCGGCGGGCGATGAGACCGGATGCGGCCCACACCACGAGAAGCCCGACGCACAACGGAATGAGGACCGATTTGCCGAAGGCGTGGTGCTCCACGCAAAGGGTGACCTTGCCCAGCGCTTCCCCGTCGTCGCTGACGATGGGGACGTCGAAGGCCTTCTTGCACTGCGCGCCGATGGACTGCAGCACGTGGCCCGAAGAGTCGCGCACCACCAGGTTCATGTTCAGATCGTGCGCGGTGGCGCGCGCCAGGCGCGAGCGCTGGTCGGCATCGTTCCACACCTCGGCGTAGCGGCGCGCGAGGAAGGTGCGCGCGTGATCCACGTCGGCGGACCAACCCTGGCCGCTGGTGAAGAAGCGCGTGGAAACGCCGACGAACAGGCCGCTGGCCAGGATGGTGAGCCCGAACCAGAGAAAGATGCGCCGCTGAAGTAAGAACTGGAACTTGACGCGATGAAAGGGATGCCGCAGGCCGAAGTAGCGCGGATCGAACTTGTGCCAGTGCCGGTGCCAGCGCTGGATGGCCTCGCGGCTCGGCGGGCGCCTTCGCCGTCTCACACGAGATCCTTCGCGAGAACGTAACCGACGCCGCGCACCGTTTTGATGAGGCGCGGCGATTTGGGATCGTCCCCGAGTTTCTGCCGAAGATGCGAGATGTGCACGTCGACGGTGCGGTCGCCCACGGTGACGTCGCCGCGGCCCGCCTCGGCGAGCAAGGCTTCGCGGGCGACGACGCGTCCGGGCCTGCGCGCGAGGGCGAGCAAAATGTCGAACTCGACGCCGGTGAGGTCGACGGGTTTGCCGCCGAAGGAAACCTGCCGGCAGCCGACCTCGATGGCGATGTCGCCGACGCGGATGCGCTGGTCGATGGCATCCGGTGCGGCGCGCCGCAGGACGGCGCGCAGGCGGGCGAGGAGCTCTCGAGGGCTGAACGGCTTGGGGACGTAGTCGTCGGCGCCGATTTCGAGCCCCACGACGCGGTCGGTCTCGTCGCCCTTGGCGGTGAGCATGAGCACCGGGATGCGATTCTTTTCGCGGATGCGGCGCAGCACCTCGAGGCCGTCCATGCCCGGCATCATCACGTCCAACAAGACCGCGTCGAAGGTGCCGTTGCCGAGCGCCGCGAGCCCTTGGGGACCGTCCGAAACGGCGGTCACCGTGAAGCCGTTTTGCTCCAGGTAGCTCGCGAGCAGCTCGTACAGGCGGACGTCGTCATCGATGAGTAGGACGCGGGTCGGCATTGGCAGGTTCGTACAAGATTACGACAGAAGCGGCATCAATTCGCCTGCCGAGCGGCGTCGACGCAGACTTGGGCAATGTGCTGCTCGAAGGCAGCCCGGCGGGCGTGGTTGTGGCAGCGAAGGCTTGCGAAGCCGAGGCTGTATCCGCCGACGGTGCCCAGGGCGAGGACGGCAATGAGGATTCTTCGATTGACGGGGTGCATGAAGTGCATGGGGAGCGAGTCCTTTCCTGCTCAAAAGGGGCTTGGTCAGAAGGGGCCAAAGCCGGGGCCGCGTTCGAGCCAGTCGGCCAATTGGGCGCGCTGACGCTCGTCGAGTGCGCCGTGGATCTTGGCAAACGCGTCGATGCCGGCTTTGCGCATGGTGTCGATGCCGTGTTCGACCCGCGCCGTGGCGCCGCCGAGCGCGACCTCGTCGAAGCTTTCACCGCGCATGGCGGTGGCCACTTCGGAGCGGGCGCCGCGCATCTCCTCGCGGATGCCCCGGCCGGCCGCGCGCAGGTCGTCGAGGGCCTGCATGATGGCTTTTTCCTGCCCCGGCGTCGTTTGCAGGCGTTCGAAAAGGCCGCGCAAGACGAAGCGCGGGCCGAAACCGCCGCGGCGTTGCCAGCGGGGCTCGTCGTCGAACTGCCAGGAATCACGGCGCCACGGGTCGCGGTAGCCGCCGCCGCCCCCGCCGTAGCCGCCGCTGTAATCGTGATGCCCTCCGCAACCGCCGCCGAAGGCGTAATACGGGCCGGCGTAATAGCGCCCTCGACGGAGGACCTTTACGAGCCCAACGAGGCATAGTGTGCCAATGACGAAACCAATCATCGCGATCTCCCTTCTTTGCGCGCTTCATCTGCGCGTCGCTTCGCGTGAGGGAGATGGTCGGGTCGGTTCGTTAACGGGATCCGCGCGCCTCGGTTAAGAAGTGTGAACCCTTGAACCCCGGTCAGGACTCGGGGGGCGGGAAGGTGCTGCGGCGCGGCGCCCGTTGCTGCGTCTCGCGCGTCATTTCCAGCATGGTCGTGCGGAAGCCGAAGGACGTGAACAGCTCTTGGGCCTCGCCGTTGTACATGGCGGTGTGCAGCACGATGCGGGGGGCGCCCAGCTCCTCGAGGTGGCGGATCGTCTCCGCCAGGAGCTTGCGCGCGATGCCTTGCCGCCGCTCGTCCTCGGCCACGAACACGTCATGGATCCGGCCACAGCGATCGAGCAGGTCGTTCCAATTGCGCGGCTCGACGCGGGCATACGTGTAGCCGACGACGCTCATCCCCGCTTCGGTCTCCCGCAGCGCGCCGAGGATGACCGTGTCACCCGAGCGCATCTCCCCACGTAGAAAGTGCCGGTAGCCATCGGCGGCGTCCGGCACATTCATGAAACGCAAAGGGTCGAGGTCGTGGTGATACCGAACGAGCCTCGCGGCGAGTGCGGCTATGCCCGCAAGGTCTTCTTCGAGCGCCCGACGGATGATGACCATCGGGGGAAATGTAGCATGGGAGAAGGGTGTAGGGTTTAGGGGTTAGGGTTTAGGGGGGAGAGGAACGAGGCCTCTTCCTAAACCCTCAACCCTCAACCCTGGCCGCCCGCGACGCGATCGGCGCGCGGTCGCGGATTTTGGCGGGCGGGGTGTGCAGATCCCAGACGATGCCGAACACGGAGAGCACGCGCAGCACGTAGTACGTGACGTCGATCTCCCACCAGAAGAAGCCCTGGTTCACGGCCTTCGGGTAGTAGTGATGATTGTTGTGCCAGCCTTCGCCCAAGGTGATGAGCGCGAGGAGCAGGCTGTTGCGGCTGTCGTCCGTCGTGGTGTAGCGGCGGCGGCCGATCCAATGCGCCAGCGAATTGATCGTGAAGGTGCCGTGCCAGAGCAAGCTCGTGGAGACGAAGAAGCCCCAGACGAGGCCCCACCAACCCAAGGTGAGGTACAGGGTGACGGCGAACGCGGTGATGGGCACGAGGTGCCAGCGATTCAGCCAGACCAGCTCGGGGTAGGCTCGGAAATCGCGGATTTGGTCCCACTCCGTCTCGTCGTACTTGCGGGCGAGGATCCAGCCCACGTGCGACCAGAGAAAGCCATTGAGCTTGCGCGAGTGGATGTCGCCCGGCTTGTCCGAAAATTTGTGATGCAGCCGGTGGTGCGCCGCCCACCAGAGCACGCCCTTCTGCACGCTCAAGGTGCCGATGAAGGCCAGCACGAACTGGAACACACGGCTCGTCTTGTACGTGCGGTGCGCGAAGTAGCGATGGTTGCCGGCGGTGATGCCGAACATGCGCAGGTAGTAAAAGCCGACGGCGAGCAAGAACCCTTTCCAGGACCATCCGAGCGCCCACACGCCCGCGACGGCGGCCACGTGAACGGCGAAGAACGGAATGCTGGTGATCCAGGCAATGCGGCTAAGCGAAGGATCTTCGGCAGCTTCGGTGACAGGAGCCGGACTCTCGATGCCGGCAGCTTGTAACGTCATGCCGGCACCATACGTGCGGCTCTGTCACGAATCGGTCATCTGCTCATCATTCTTCGACGACGGAGCCGCTCGCCACCCGCCAGACAGGGGTGGCCGTCACGCGGAACGCAGAAGCTGTACGCTGAAAAGGCTCTTTTCGTCGGTCCAGACGCGATCGACCCGGAAACCGCCGCGCGTGGCGATGTGCGTCATATCGTCGGCACTGAATTTGTACGAGTGCTCGGTGAGGATGGATTCTCCCTCGGTGAACGGAATCGTCACGTCGCCGACGCGCACGATTTGAGAGCAGGTGCTCACCAGGTGCATTTCGATGCGGCCGTCGCGCTCGTTGTAAAAGGAGCGATGGCGGAATCGGTCCAGGTTGAAATCGGCCCCGAGCTCGCGGTTGATGTGCGTGAGCACGTTGAGGTTGAACGCGGCCGTGACGCCGGCGCGGTCGTTGTACGCGAGCTCCAAAACGGTGCGGTCCTTTTTGAGATCCGCGCCGAGGAGCAAGGCGCACGGGCCGCGCGCGAGCGACCGAAGGTGCGCGAGAAAGCGAATGGCCTCCTCCGGCGAGAGATTCCCGATGGTGGAGCCGGGGAAGTAGAACACCAGGTTTTGCGTCGGGCGCCGGGCGCGCGGGATGTCGAAGTCCTGCGTGTAGTCTGCACATACGGGTAGAACTTCGAGCCCGCGATCGGCGTAGGCGTCGAGCAGGAGCGCCGCGGACGAGATGAGATGCTCGCGCGCGATGTCGATGGGCACGTACGCCGCGGGGTCGTCGAGGTAATCGAGCACCAGGCGCGTCTTGTTGCCGCTTCCGCTCCCGAGTTCGATGAGCAGGGGACGCGCGCCGAGTTCACGCGCAATCTCACGATTGTACGTGCGCAGGATCGCGAGCTCGGTGCGGGTGGGGTAGTACTCGTCGAGCTCGCAGATCTCGTCGAAGAGGCGTGAGCCGCGTTCGTCGTAGAAGAACTTGCACGGAATGGCCTTTTTCTTCTGCGAAAGGCCGTGCAGAACCTCGGTACGGAACGAGCTTTCGCGGGTCGGAGCGTAGTCGTAGAGCGTGAACGGGCCGATGCTCGTCGTCTTCATGCGCAGTCCTCTCGTCAGGCTTGTTCAGGTCAGGTCTGCAGGTCTTTGGCAAGACGGATGCCCGTCATTTGCCAGCGTGCGCCGGGCGGAAAGAAATTGCGGTACGTGCGCCGCAAGTGGCTCGCCGGCGAGAAGCATGAGCCTCCGCGCAAGACCATTTGGTTGCACATGAACTTGCCGTTGTACTCCCCGAGCGCTCCAGCAAGCGGCCGAAAGCCTGGATAGGGTGCGTAGGCGCTGCCGGTCCACTCCCAGACGTCGCCGAACATCTGATGCGGACCTTTTTCACTCGATGCTCGATGGGCGAGGGGGCGCGGAACGAGAAGGCCGGACCCGACGAAGTGGCCCGACGCGATGGTACAGCGCTCGGAGGTGATCTCCCATTCGGCCTCCGTGGGCAGACGCGCGCCGGCCCACGCGGCGTACGCGTACGCCTCGTACATGCTGACGTGGGCCACGGGCGCGCCGCGATCGATGGCGAGCGTGCCGTGGAGCGAGAACGTGAGGTGCGTGCCGTCTTCTTGCTTCTCCCAGTACAGCGGCCCTTCCCAGCCTTCCTTCGTTCGCACAGCCCAGCCGTCGGAGAGCCAGAACTCCGGCCGCGAGTAGCCGCCGTCCTCGATGAAGTCGAGGTACTCGCCGCACGTGACCAGACGCGAGGCGATGGAGAATGCGGGAACGAAAAGACGATGCCGTGGCGTTTCGTTGTCGAAGGCGAAAAGATCGTTGCCGGTCCCAGGTCCCGTTCCTGCTTCATGCCCGATCGAGCGCAGGCCTTCGGGTTCGTCATGCCACGTGAGCGGCGGGCGATCGCGACGCGCGGTATCACGCGTGCTCGCCGGCGGCGGCGGCGTGTAACGCGGACGAAGCGGGTTCTGCGCGAGCACGTGCTGGATGTCCGTGAGAATGAGCTCTTGGTGCTGCTGCTCGTGATTCAGTCCCAGCTCGAGCACCGCGGCCACGTCGGCGTCGACACCGCGCGCGAGCATCGCGTCCATCTCTTCGTCGATGGCCTCGCGGTAGGCAACGATCTCTTGCAGCGTGGGCCGGCTGAGAAGCCCGCGCTGACCGCGTGGTGTCCGCTCGCCCAGCGCCTCGTAGTACGAATTGAAGAGCAGCCCGTAGCGCGCATCGTAGGTCGCGCGAGCAGGCTTCGCACGGCCGAGGACGAACGTCTCGAAGAACCACGTGGTGTGCGCGAGGTGCCACTTCGTCGGGCTCACGTCGGGCATCGATTGCACTGTGCAATCTTCCGGTCCAAGTGGGGCGGCGAGCGCGGACGTCGCCTGCCGCACGTCACGGTAACGTGATGCGAGGGACGACGAGGTGGACACTGCGTCGTGAAACCGCATTCGGCAGGCGTAGGGAAATATTTGTTCTTCGGCTAGGGTAATCCGCGCAGAGCTTCACGATCGTCGTCCGTCGAGGGAGCGGAAGCGATGCTTGCTTCGACCTCGCCTTCGAGCGATGCATCGTCTGCGGGAGGGCTGACCGTACCGTCGGTTACGTCCGTTTTCGAAGGCGCGGTGGCGGCGGACAGCGGGCCCAATCCCGGTGTGGTGTGCCGCTCGAGCGAGTCTTCTTCGCCGCGATCGGCTGGTGTCGATGGCCCTGGCGGATCGATCGACGTCACCGGATCCGGCGACGAGTCAGAAGCCTTCGCGTTTCTTTTCCCCGTTGGACTCATGATTCACCTCGTCCACCAGATCGTCGATCAGCCGCTTGATGCGACCTCGCGCCATTTCACTGGCAAGGATACCTCCCGTGGCGAGGAGCATCGTGCGAAGTAGCTTCGAGCCCACGATGGCCCCGACACCAAACCCGACGCCAGCGGCGATGCCGAGCGTGCGGTAGGGATTTTCCTTCACCTCGCGTTCGACGATCTCGGGAAGGTCTCGCGCAAACTCCGCGATTTTGTCCGGCGTGAGCTTGCTCGCGAACTTGAGCAGACTGCTTTCCTCCTCATCGGACTCGGTCTCAGCCTTGCCGTTGGCGTACGCGCTCTCTTGCAGGTCCATGCGCGTTCATGATGCGAGGATCGAGCCCAGAGAGATTCACATGAAGGCGGGAAGGCGGGAAGGTTTTAGGAATTTCGTTTCGCGCGATGCGCGGCAATTCTCAAACCCTTCCCGCCTTCCCGCCTTCATGTGAATTCTCTTATTGAGGCAAAGTGCCATGGTTGTGGCACTAGCGCTCGCTGCCGTTGCGTGGCGACTATGTCCACTCGGTGGATTGGACCACGGGGAGTTGCAGGGCGCGTTCGCGCTCGAGGTCGAGGTTGCCCACGTGGAGGCTCAGCGGGGTCTGCACCCACTTGTAGATCGACTGCGTGAACAAGCGGCCGAACTTGGTGGCCCAGGTCTCCAGCTGCGTGGGGTTCTCGTCGGGGAAGATGGATCGCAGGGCGATGACGACCTCGGGGATGCTCATCTTCTCGCCGGCGTAGAGCGCGAAGCAGGCATCGAGCACGGGGAAGGGCATGAGATCGCGCTCGTCCTCCATGTCGTCCGCGAGCTCGGCGCTGGCCGGCTTCATCAAGGTGAGGCGGATGGCCTCCGACTTCGTCGTCTCGAACAGGTAGTCGAGAAGGTAATTCACCACCGTCTTCG
It includes:
- the egtB gene encoding ergothioneine biosynthesis protein EgtB; translated protein: MRFHDAVSTSSSLASRYRDVRQATSALAAPLGPEDCTVQSMPDVSPTKWHLAHTTWFFETFVLGRAKPARATYDARYGLLFNSYYEALGERTPRGQRGLLSRPTLQEIVAYREAIDEEMDAMLARGVDADVAAVLELGLNHEQQHQELILTDIQHVLAQNPLRPRYTPPPPASTRDTARRDRPPLTWHDEPEGLRSIGHEAGTGPGTGNDLFAFDNETPRHRLFVPAFSIASRLVTCGEYLDFIEDGGYSRPEFWLSDGWAVRTKEGWEGPLYWEKQEDGTHLTFSLHGTLAIDRGAPVAHVSMYEAYAYAAWAGARLPTEAEWEITSERCTIASGHFVGSGLLVPRPLAHRASSEKGPHQMFGDVWEWTGSAYAPYPGFRPLAGALGEYNGKFMCNQMVLRGGSCFSPASHLRRTYRNFFPPGARWQMTGIRLAKDLQT
- a CDS encoding response regulator transcription factor, whose protein sequence is MPTRVLLIDDDVRLYELLASYLEQNGFTVTAVSDGPQGLAALGNGTFDAVLLDVMMPGMDGLEVLRRIREKNRIPVLMLTAKGDETDRVVGLEIGADDYVPKPFSPRELLARLRAVLRRAAPDAIDQRIRVGDIAIEVGCRQVSFGGKPVDLTGVEFDILLALARRPGRVVAREALLAEAGRGDVTVGDRTVDVHISHLRQKLGDDPKSPRLIKTVRGVGYVLAKDLV
- a CDS encoding acyl-CoA desaturase, with product MESPAPVTEAAEDPSLSRIAWITSIPFFAVHVAAVAGVWALGWSWKGFLLAVGFYYLRMFGITAGNHRYFAHRTYKTSRVFQFVLAFIGTLSVQKGVLWWAAHHRLHHKFSDKPGDIHSRKLNGFLWSHVGWILARKYDETEWDQIRDFRAYPELVWLNRWHLVPITAFAVTLYLTLGWWGLVWGFFVSTSLLWHGTFTINSLAHWIGRRRYTTTDDSRNSLLLALITLGEGWHNNHHYYPKAVNQGFFWWEIDVTYYVLRVLSVFGIVWDLHTPPAKIRDRAPIASRAARVEG
- a CDS encoding response regulator, which encodes MLVVDDEPAVRRGICRALRLDGYVVTEARSGDEAWDILTNGRLLPDVMVLDLILPNETGLQFLARLPQPLPLAVILVSGQGRIPHAVEALRLGASDFLEKPVGIDELRPAVERAVALRRSQKERSWQETVTSAVAPALPAPSGARLRKGSYQSLIDDSERHVLRSTLDLCQGNVAAAARMLHLDRGNLFRRLKRLGMR
- a CDS encoding periplasmic heavy metal sensor, coding for MIGFVIGTLCLVGLVKVLRRGRYYAGPYYAFGGGCGGHHDYSGGYGGGGGGYRDPWRRDSWQFDDEPRWQRRGGFGPRFVLRGLFERLQTTPGQEKAIMQALDDLRAAGRGIREEMRGARSEVATAMRGESFDEVALGGATARVEHGIDTMRKAGIDAFAKIHGALDERQRAQLADWLERGPGFGPF
- a CDS encoding GNAT family N-acetyltransferase; its protein translation is MVIIRRALEEDLAGIAALAARLVRYHHDLDPLRFMNVPDAADGYRHFLRGEMRSGDTVILGALRETEAGMSVVGYTYARVEPRNWNDLLDRCGRIHDVFVAEDERRQGIARKLLAETIRHLEELGAPRIVLHTAMYNGEAQELFTSFGFRTTMLEMTRETQQRAPRRSTFPPPES
- a CDS encoding DUF883 C-terminal domain-containing protein, with amino-acid sequence MDLQESAYANGKAETESDEEESSLLKFASKLTPDKIAEFARDLPEIVEREVKENPYRTLGIAAGVGFGVGAIVGSKLLRTMLLATGGILASEMARGRIKRLIDDLVDEVNHESNGEKKREGF
- a CDS encoding HAMP domain-containing histidine kinase, giving the protein MRRRRRPPSREAIQRWHRHWHKFDPRYFGLRHPFHRVKFQFLLQRRIFLWFGLTILASGLFVGVSTRFFTSGQGWSADVDHARTFLARRYAEVWNDADQRSRLARATAHDLNMNLVVRDSSGHVLQSIGAQCKKAFDVPIVSDDGEALGKVTLCVEHHAFGKSVLIPLCVGLLVVWAASGLIARRVARPIYQVALVADDIGRGHFSSRTRLPLHDRGEMGLLAEVLNDMTVRIEKQLADQRALLATVSHEIRTPLARMRLLIELGRSAAEQSTETDGQGCPALDELDREVVAIDALVSDLLAASRIDFAATKPVTMDATEVAKEAIERASVAPEKLVVDVPHLEFRGDPTLVARAVHNLLENAERHAGGVAMFHVHRDGNFVAFDVEDDGPGFAPGEASQAFEPFYKNPRNQAASARSSGLGLALVKRIAEAHGGRAFAENRAQGGARVGVRFKLVGQ
- a CDS encoding phosphotransferase family protein, which codes for MSAVKVDGAKPVRAGEELDAVKLASFLEREANIGGPIEILQFPGGHSNLTYLVRTPERELVLRRPPFGNRVKSAHDMGREFRILSKLSGVYAPAPRPVAYTEDPEVLGAPFYVMERVNGVILRRTMPSELGVDAPLMRRLCESLVDAQVALHAVDYEAAGLGDLGKPAKYIERQVTGWTKRYRDAQTDEVPEMDRVADWLAARTDEAEADDSGSVRAAVIHNDYKFDNVVLDPDDIVRVRGVLDWEMSTLGDPLMDLGTTLSYWVEAGDPDELKFLAFGPTTLPGALTRREVAERYFEKSGRKSRDLRFFLVFALFKNTGVLQQIYWRYKQGLTKDERFASFNMAVRILAQRAEHTIHQGL
- the egtD gene encoding L-histidine N(alpha)-methyltransferase codes for the protein MKTTSIGPFTLYDYAPTRESSFRTEVLHGLSQKKKAIPCKFFYDERGSRLFDEICELDEYYPTRTELAILRTYNREIARELGARPLLIELGSGSGNKTRLVLDYLDDPAAYVPIDIAREHLISSAALLLDAYADRGLEVLPVCADYTQDFDIPRARRPTQNLVFYFPGSTIGNLSPEEAIRFLAHLRSLARGPCALLLGADLKKDRTVLELAYNDRAGVTAAFNLNVLTHINRELGADFNLDRFRHRSFYNERDGRIEMHLVSTCSQIVRVGDVTIPFTEGESILTEHSYKFSADDMTHIATRGGFRVDRVWTDEKSLFSVQLLRSA